The Salvelinus namaycush isolate Seneca chromosome 1, SaNama_1.0, whole genome shotgun sequence genome has a window encoding:
- the LOC120053075 gene encoding elongator complex protein 4-like: MSVGKPTADRLPCNTTSFQKKSRSKLVSIPGTRPSIQNGQLIVSTGVTSLDYVIGGGLAVGTLLLIEEDRYDSYSRMLLKYFLAEGVVCGHELYVASALDHPNDILQELPAPILDDIASPKTVEDQAKSCDPESQDAMKIAWRYQHLPKVQTALASSSRFGHYYDVSKTMDPEICQAARCHGFYLPEHSTAVTSPTATGQR; the protein is encoded by the exons ATGAGCGTGGGTAAACCTACCGCGGACCGTTTACCGTGCAATACCACCAGTTTTCAGAAGAAATCACGAAGCAAACTAGTTTCAATACCTGGCACAAGACCTTCGATTCAAAATGGGCAACTTATTGTTTCGACTGGTGTCACATCTCTCGACTACGTGATTG GTGGTGGTTTAGCAGTTGGAACCCTTCTCCTCATAG AGGAGGACCGATATGACAGCTACTCTCGTATGCTACTCAAGTACTTCCTGGCAGAGGGGGTGGTGTGTGGACATGAACTCTACGTGGCGTCTGCCCTGGACCACCCCAATGACATCCTacag GAGCTCCCCGCCCCCATCCTGGATGACATCGCCAGCCCCAAAACAGTGGAGGACCAGGCAAAGTCATGTGACCCTGAGAGTCAGGACGCCATGAAGATCGCCTGGCGCTACCAGCACCTGCCAAAAGTACAG ACGGCCCTGGCGTCCTCGTCGAGGTTCGGACACTACTACGACGTCTCCAAGACAATGGACCCTGAGATCTGCCAGGCGGCCAGGTGCCACGGCTTctaccttccagaacactccacCGCTGTGACATCACCCACCGCCACCGGGCAGAGGTAA